A region of Thermococcus argininiproducens DNA encodes the following proteins:
- the sat gene encoding sulfate adenylyltransferase translates to MVSKPHGGKLVRRIAAPKTRERILSEQHEYPRVQIDHGRAIDLENIAHGVYSPLKGFLTRDDFESVLDHMRLSDDTPWTIPIVLDVENPTFEEGDAVLLYYEDLPVARMHVEEIYTYDKKEFAKNVFKTTEEAHPGVARVYSMGDYLVGGEIELLNELPNPFAKYTLRPVETRILFRERGWETIVAFQTRNVPHVGHEYVQKSALTFVDGLFINPVLGKKKKGDYKDEVIIKAYEVLFKHYYPKDAATLATVRYEMRYAGPREAIHHAIMRKNFGATHFIVGRDHAGVGNYYGPYDAHEIFNHFPDLGITPMFFKEFFYCRRCGSIVNERICPHPMEDREYFSGTKIRNMIREGKVPPAYFMRPEVYEVIRSFDNPFVE, encoded by the coding sequence ATGGTTTCTAAGCCCCACGGAGGAAAACTGGTTAGGAGAATAGCTGCCCCGAAGACAAGGGAGAGGATTTTAAGTGAGCAGCATGAGTATCCGAGAGTTCAGATTGATCATGGAAGGGCCATTGACCTTGAGAACATAGCCCATGGTGTTTATTCTCCACTGAAGGGATTCTTAACGAGAGATGATTTTGAGAGTGTTTTAGACCACATGAGGTTGAGTGATGACACTCCATGGACCATTCCAATAGTGCTTGATGTTGAAAATCCAACCTTTGAAGAAGGAGACGCGGTTCTTCTCTACTATGAGGACTTACCAGTAGCGAGAATGCATGTGGAGGAGATTTACACCTACGACAAGAAGGAGTTTGCCAAAAACGTATTCAAAACCACTGAAGAGGCCCATCCGGGGGTTGCAAGGGTCTACTCAATGGGTGATTATCTAGTTGGTGGAGAGATAGAGCTCCTGAATGAGCTTCCGAATCCCTTTGCCAAGTACACTCTTAGACCGGTTGAAACGAGGATTCTTTTTAGGGAGAGGGGGTGGGAAACCATAGTTGCTTTCCAGACTAGGAACGTTCCACACGTGGGTCATGAATACGTCCAAAAGTCAGCCCTCACATTCGTTGACGGCCTCTTCATAAACCCTGTTTTGGGTAAGAAGAAAAAGGGCGACTATAAGGATGAAGTGATTATCAAGGCCTATGAGGTGCTTTTCAAGCACTACTATCCAAAGGATGCCGCTACACTGGCAACCGTCAGGTATGAGATGCGCTATGCCGGGCCTAGAGAAGCAATTCACCACGCCATAATGAGGAAGAACTTTGGAGCAACGCACTTCATCGTAGGAAGGGATCATGCAGGCGTTGGCAATTATTACGGGCCTTACGATGCTCATGAGATCTTTAACCACTTCCCCGACCTGGGCATAACACCAATGTTCTTCAAGGAGTTCTTCTACTGCAGGAGATGTGGTTCAATAGTTAACGAAAGGATCTGTCCACATCCGATGGAAGATAGGGAATACTTCAGTGGAACAAAGATCAGAAATATGATAAGGGAGGGCAAAGTACCTCCAGCATACTTCATGAGGCCCGAGGTGTATGAGGTCATAAGGAGCTTTGATAATCCCTTTGTAGAGTGA
- a CDS encoding glycosyltransferase family 4 protein: METKSDLVIFSQAFPPEKGGNASRMGDLYNYLTKFGVGITVVSAIETYPFGTFPRKFKFSKREGDVIRLFTYQPKKEASGLERAMYYTFFPLLASLWLIRNRKRTDVILITSPPPQMYIVALTGKLLKKKVIVDIRDLFLDVSVSLGFIKKGSIVERIFRFLESKALQTANAITVVTPKIRRQLIKKYGVNPTKCYVVPNGVDLEAFKCKKKTRKLQMVYTGYFGHAQDFDTFLEGYALVNEKDRIPLILAGSGENLNETLEKAEKLGLSRWISYIGMLSREEVVNLLCSSIIGVAPIKADESLKYAIPSKIYEYLACGLPFVGVGAGEIERIAKESQAGCVGKTPKEVAECIKKLLRSNMRKMRLYSLRYVSQYSREASARKFLRVLDVVREQNGEGH; encoded by the coding sequence ATGGAAACAAAGAGTGACTTAGTAATATTCTCCCAAGCTTTTCCGCCAGAAAAGGGCGGGAACGCATCAAGAATGGGCGACCTTTACAACTATCTCACAAAATTTGGGGTTGGGATTACCGTTGTTTCTGCGATCGAGACCTATCCCTTTGGCACGTTTCCTCGAAAGTTTAAATTTTCAAAGAGAGAGGGAGATGTAATCAGACTTTTCACATACCAGCCAAAAAAAGAAGCATCCGGACTTGAAAGGGCCATGTATTACACATTTTTTCCTTTACTTGCGAGCCTCTGGTTGATTCGGAATAGAAAGCGTACGGATGTAATTCTAATAACCTCCCCACCCCCCCAGATGTATATTGTTGCATTAACCGGAAAACTCCTGAAAAAGAAAGTTATCGTAGACATAAGAGATCTCTTTCTTGATGTTAGCGTAAGCTTAGGCTTCATAAAAAAGGGGAGTATTGTTGAAAGGATCTTTAGATTTCTCGAATCAAAGGCCCTTCAAACGGCCAATGCCATTACAGTAGTCACCCCCAAAATAAGACGCCAGCTGATCAAAAAATATGGAGTAAACCCCACTAAATGTTACGTTGTCCCAAATGGCGTTGATTTAGAAGCATTCAAATGTAAGAAGAAAACAAGAAAACTCCAGATGGTCTATACAGGTTATTTCGGTCATGCTCAAGACTTTGATACATTTTTGGAAGGCTATGCTTTAGTTAATGAAAAGGATAGAATTCCCCTGATCCTTGCAGGAAGTGGGGAAAACCTCAACGAAACTCTGGAAAAGGCTGAAAAACTTGGTCTGTCCAGATGGATAAGCTACATTGGAATGCTGTCAAGAGAGGAAGTTGTTAACCTCTTATGTTCTTCCATCATTGGAGTGGCCCCGATAAAGGCAGACGAGAGCTTAAAATATGCCATCCCCTCAAAAATCTATGAATACCTGGCATGCGGCTTACCATTTGTTGGTGTTGGAGCCGGAGAAATTGAAAGAATAGCCAAAGAAAGCCAAGCAGGGTGTGTAGGGAAAACTCCCAAAGAGGTTGCTGAATGCATTAAAAAACTTTTAAGGTCAAACATGCGGAAAATGAGGCTATATAGCCTAAGATATGTCTCACAGTACAGCCGTGAGGCCTCGGCAAGAAAGTTTTTACGTGTGCTTGATGTAGTGAGGGAGCAAAATGGAGAAGGGCATTGA
- a CDS encoding DegT/DnrJ/EryC1/StrS family aminotransferase: MRNIPIAKPLIGDEEINGVIEVLKSGMLASGKEVEEFEKEFAQYLGVKHGIAVVNGTAALDVALKALRIGPGDEVITTPFTFIASANSILFQGAKPVFADIDPKTFNLDPNEVLEKINEKTKAILVVHLYGQPADMKAFKEIAEDHKLYLVEDCAQAHGAEFNGQKVGTFGDIAAFSFYPTKNMTTGEGGMVVTNDDELAKRADLIRNHGQAEKYLHVELGYNLRMTNIAAAIGRAQLKKLDGWNERRIENARLLTDGISEIDGLTPPYTDPRVKHVFHQYVIRVEEEFPLNRDELMVKLGEKGIGSAVHYPIPVHHQPFYQKLGYPNDICSNAVEASKKVLSLPVHPAVNRGDIDYIINTLRELGTL, from the coding sequence ATGAGGAACATCCCAATAGCTAAACCTTTGATCGGGGATGAAGAGATTAACGGTGTTATTGAGGTTTTGAAGAGCGGGATGCTGGCGAGTGGAAAGGAAGTAGAAGAATTTGAAAAAGAATTTGCTCAATACTTGGGAGTGAAGCATGGAATAGCCGTTGTAAATGGAACTGCCGCACTTGATGTTGCCCTTAAGGCTTTGAGGATAGGGCCAGGAGATGAAGTTATAACCACTCCATTCACCTTCATCGCTTCAGCAAACTCAATTCTATTCCAAGGAGCAAAGCCAGTTTTTGCTGATATCGATCCAAAAACCTTCAACTTAGATCCAAATGAGGTCCTCGAAAAGATTAACGAGAAGACCAAGGCGATATTGGTTGTTCACCTCTATGGCCAGCCTGCTGATATGAAGGCCTTTAAAGAAATAGCGGAGGATCACAAGCTCTATCTTGTTGAGGACTGTGCCCAGGCCCATGGAGCCGAGTTTAATGGCCAAAAGGTGGGAACCTTTGGAGACATTGCTGCATTCAGCTTTTACCCAACCAAGAACATGACCACCGGGGAGGGCGGTATGGTTGTTACAAATGACGATGAGTTAGCAAAGAGGGCCGATTTAATAAGGAATCACGGCCAGGCGGAGAAGTACCTTCACGTTGAGCTTGGCTATAACTTGAGGATGACCAACATCGCGGCTGCTATTGGAAGGGCCCAACTCAAAAAGCTCGATGGATGGAATGAGAGAAGAATTGAGAATGCAAGGCTTTTAACCGATGGAATAAGCGAGATTGATGGATTAACCCCACCTTATACTGATCCAAGAGTCAAGCACGTATTTCATCAATATGTGATTAGGGTGGAGGAGGAGTTTCCATTAAATAGAGACGAGCTCATGGTAAAATTGGGGGAAAAAGGGATCGGAAGCGCTGTACATTATCCGATTCCAGTTCATCATCAGCCTTTCTATCAAAAGCTTGGCTATCCAAATGACATTTGTTCGAATGCCGTTGAAGCCTCAAAGAAAGTGCTGAGCTTACCGGTGCACCCAGCTGTTAATAGGGGAGACATTGATTATATAATCAATACCCTTAGGGAACTGGGGACTCTGTGA
- a CDS encoding ATP-binding protein — MKIRKFVNRKEELETLEKLYNRSDFTLVLVTGRRRIGKSRLVREFLTNKSTITVQFEKRVWEYNLTKLNRAIGEYFSIPVPNFSTFSDAFRFIGSQAKGRLIVFLDEFSYLLRYSEVEAEFQSIVDEILADSSIMLILSASSVGLLKRSFFDYSSPLYGRSDATLNLQPLKFKHLFEWFDGTDPEEAVKIYAVTSGVPRYLELFEGKSAEKDIEKNFFDPNAFLFREAKELLEEEFREPETYYTILEAVAEGKTRVNEIAQHSFIEPKNTARYLRILEDLGILKRELPVARKAKRGIYRFRDLYFAFWFRFVAPYFEEIESGFPDGALEEFRRGFNQYIGFAFEEIVRQLLIELNREGRLPFKFTKIGRWWHKGEEIDIVALNKKEKKALFVEVKWKELSEKKAQGILKDLENKIEVVGLEGWEKNCGLVAKRVENKEELEEKGFLVWDLKDFEISN, encoded by the coding sequence ATGAAAATTCGAAAATTTGTAAACCGAAAAGAAGAGCTTGAAACACTCGAAAAACTTTACAATAGAAGCGACTTCACTCTTGTACTCGTCACTGGTAGGAGAAGAATAGGCAAAAGCAGACTCGTGAGAGAGTTCTTGACAAACAAGAGCACAATAACAGTGCAGTTCGAGAAGAGGGTGTGGGAATACAACCTTACAAAACTCAACAGGGCGATAGGAGAGTACTTTAGCATCCCCGTGCCAAACTTTTCAACCTTCTCAGATGCTTTCCGTTTCATAGGCTCGCAGGCAAAAGGGAGGCTTATAGTTTTCCTCGACGAATTCTCCTACTTGCTTCGATATTCTGAGGTCGAGGCTGAATTCCAGAGCATAGTGGACGAAATTTTAGCCGACAGTAGTATAATGCTAATCCTGTCAGCTTCCTCCGTTGGTCTTCTAAAGAGGAGCTTCTTTGACTACTCAAGTCCACTCTATGGGAGGAGTGATGCAACACTTAACCTCCAGCCCTTGAAGTTTAAACATCTCTTTGAGTGGTTTGATGGGACAGATCCAGAGGAAGCTGTGAAGATTTATGCAGTAACTTCCGGTGTTCCAAGATACCTTGAGCTCTTTGAAGGTAAAAGTGCCGAAAAAGACATTGAAAAGAACTTCTTTGATCCAAATGCATTTCTCTTCAGAGAGGCCAAAGAGCTCTTAGAGGAAGAGTTCAGGGAACCAGAGACATACTACACAATACTTGAGGCAGTAGCTGAAGGAAAAACACGCGTCAATGAGATAGCCCAGCACTCTTTTATCGAGCCCAAAAATACAGCCCGCTATCTAAGGATACTTGAGGATTTGGGAATACTAAAGAGGGAACTCCCAGTGGCAAGGAAGGCAAAGAGAGGAATTTACCGCTTCAGAGACCTCTATTTTGCTTTCTGGTTCCGTTTCGTGGCACCTTATTTCGAGGAAATTGAAAGTGGTTTTCCAGATGGAGCCCTTGAAGAGTTCAGACGAGGCTTCAACCAGTATATAGGCTTTGCCTTCGAAGAAATAGTAAGGCAGCTTTTAATAGAACTTAATCGCGAAGGAAGACTGCCATTTAAGTTCACAAAGATTGGTCGCTGGTGGCATAAGGGAGAGGAGATTGACATTGTTGCACTGAATAAGAAGGAGAAGAAAGCCCTTTTTGTCGAAGTTAAGTGGAAGGAGTTGAGTGAAAAAAAAGCCCAAGGAATTCTGAAGGACTTAGAAAATAAGATTGAAGTTGTAGGACTGGAAGGATGGGAGAAAAATTGTGGATTGGTAGCAAAAAGAGTCGAGAATAAAGAAGAATTAGAAGAGAAGGGTTTTCTGGTGTGGGATTTGAAGGACTTTGAGATATCTAATTGA
- a CDS encoding alkaline phosphatase family protein — MEEKINEGIEKVKKVFVIGLDSAPPELLFGKFLDDLPNIKWLVERSIYGPMQSTIPAITIPAWMVMATGKTPGELGLYGFRHRKEGTYNDIWIAHALMVKEKAVWHHIAEKGKKSILIGIPPSYPPKRVNGYLISCFITPDATVDYTYPKELKGEIERLVGEYIFDVVFRKENRDETKEQLWEMTRKRFEVIRYLIQEKEWDYFQFVEIGLDRVHHAFWKYFDENHHLYPGDDNPYKNVIPDYYKLLDEEIGKTLKLLDLDETAVIIVSDHGIKAMKGAFAINQWLIDEGLLKIKNPEILEEGRQVRFNELDVDWSKTIAWAWGGYYSRVFLNVKGREPHGIIEPSEYDKVRDEVAERIKSIRGPNGEKWNTKVFYPEEIYPIAKGDKPDLMVYLDDLNWRAAGTLGYESPYLLENDLGPDDAVHAEYGVFSLYLPGMSEAKRTQLTIYDFAPTVLRLFGMKKPLNGRSVI; from the coding sequence ATGGAAGAAAAAATAAATGAAGGGATTGAAAAGGTCAAGAAGGTCTTTGTCATTGGCCTTGACTCAGCTCCGCCTGAACTTTTGTTTGGTAAGTTTTTGGACGATTTACCCAACATAAAGTGGCTTGTGGAGCGCTCTATTTATGGCCCAATGCAGAGCACAATTCCGGCCATTACAATTCCGGCCTGGATGGTCATGGCCACGGGTAAAACACCGGGAGAACTTGGCCTTTACGGTTTTAGGCATAGGAAAGAGGGCACCTACAACGATATCTGGATTGCCCATGCTTTGATGGTTAAGGAAAAGGCCGTTTGGCACCACATAGCCGAGAAGGGTAAAAAATCGATTTTAATTGGAATCCCCCCGAGTTATCCACCTAAAAGGGTAAACGGTTATCTTATAAGCTGTTTCATTACTCCTGATGCAACCGTTGACTACACCTATCCAAAGGAGCTCAAGGGAGAGATTGAGCGCTTGGTTGGTGAGTATATCTTCGACGTTGTCTTTAGGAAGGAGAACAGAGATGAGACAAAGGAGCAGCTCTGGGAGATGACGAGAAAGAGGTTTGAGGTCATAAGATATTTAATTCAGGAGAAGGAGTGGGACTACTTCCAGTTCGTGGAGATAGGCCTTGACAGGGTTCACCACGCCTTCTGGAAGTACTTTGACGAGAACCATCATTTATACCCGGGCGATGACAATCCATACAAAAACGTCATTCCCGATTACTACAAGCTCCTTGATGAAGAAATAGGTAAAACTCTAAAGCTTCTTGACTTGGATGAGACCGCTGTGATTATAGTTTCCGATCATGGTATAAAGGCCATGAAAGGAGCTTTTGCCATAAATCAGTGGCTCATTGATGAGGGATTATTAAAGATCAAGAACCCGGAGATTCTTGAGGAAGGGAGACAGGTCAGGTTCAATGAACTTGATGTGGACTGGAGCAAAACAATAGCCTGGGCCTGGGGAGGTTATTACTCACGGGTTTTCCTCAACGTTAAAGGAAGGGAGCCCCACGGCATAATTGAGCCCTCGGAATACGATAAGGTTAGAGATGAAGTTGCCGAGAGAATAAAGAGCATCAGAGGGCCCAATGGGGAGAAGTGGAACACCAAAGTTTTCTATCCGGAGGAGATTTACCCAATAGCCAAGGGGGACAAACCGGATTTGATGGTTTACCTGGACGATTTGAACTGGAGAGCAGCGGGAACTCTTGGCTATGAGAGTCCATATCTCTTGGAGAATGATTTAGGCCCAGATGATGCCGTGCACGCTGAATACGGAGTGTTCTCACTCTACTTACCTGGAATGAGTGAAGCAAAGAGAACACAGCTCACAATTTACGACTTTGCACCAACTGTGCTTAGACTATTTGGAATGAAAAAACCACTTAACGGGAGGAGTGTGATATGA
- a CDS encoding DHH family phosphoesterase: MLIIHHWDTDGITSAALLVKALNLVEFKNMSPPIGEFRFDERIKRAIERSEEIYILDLNLPHEVEGINKSIVFIDHHIQPRIRNPKVKQINPALEGEEAPSASFVVSQYFNFWNTWSALGVIGDIGEKAFEIPKVGELLEREGFTKEEALRLVELMDSNYITTERKSVEKAVKVVLETPVRDLLTYGPWVKKAEAIGEAINGALAGAEVRDGMAFITFKSPFNIISKVARKAVWEIGYEGAVVVNEDFHGKAQIYFRISSKMAKKINMGEIISELKGKGFNAGGKREVLGCICEKDKIEEVLRIINAHLG; the protein is encoded by the coding sequence ATGCTGATAATCCACCACTGGGACACGGATGGCATAACCTCAGCAGCTTTACTCGTTAAGGCCCTCAACCTAGTGGAATTTAAAAACATGAGTCCTCCCATTGGCGAGTTCCGCTTTGATGAGAGGATCAAGAGAGCTATTGAGAGATCGGAGGAAATTTACATCCTTGATCTAAACCTTCCCCACGAAGTTGAGGGCATTAATAAAAGCATAGTATTCATAGACCACCACATCCAGCCAAGGATCAGAAACCCAAAAGTCAAGCAGATAAACCCGGCCCTTGAGGGTGAGGAGGCTCCCTCGGCTTCCTTTGTTGTTTCTCAATATTTTAATTTCTGGAACACTTGGAGCGCTCTGGGAGTTATTGGGGATATAGGGGAAAAGGCCTTTGAGATTCCTAAAGTTGGGGAGCTTTTAGAAAGGGAGGGCTTCACAAAGGAGGAAGCTTTGAGGCTAGTGGAGCTCATGGATTCGAATTATATAACCACGGAAAGGAAAAGCGTTGAAAAGGCCGTTAAAGTAGTTCTTGAAACCCCTGTGAGAGATCTTTTGACATATGGGCCATGGGTCAAAAAGGCTGAGGCAATAGGGGAGGCTATTAATGGGGCCCTTGCGGGGGCAGAGGTGAGGGATGGAATGGCCTTCATAACTTTCAAGAGCCCGTTCAACATTATCTCCAAGGTGGCCAGAAAGGCCGTCTGGGAGATAGGCTATGAGGGAGCGGTGGTTGTTAATGAGGACTTCCATGGGAAGGCCCAGATTTACTTCAGGATTTCGTCGAAAATGGCCAAGAAAATAAATATGGGTGAAATAATCTCTGAACTTAAGGGTAAAGGCTTCAATGCCGGAGGTAAGAGAGAGGTTTTAGGGTGTATTTGTGAGAAAGATAAAATTGAGGAAGTTTTGAGAATAATTAACGCTCATTTGGGGTGA
- a CDS encoding ribbon-helix-helix domain-containing protein, translating to MDEERKYTTVSIPKPLYEKIKKRIEGTGFTSVSDYVTYVLREVLASLEEEEKEEVFSEEEEEKVKERLRALGYLD from the coding sequence ATGGATGAGGAAAGGAAATATACAACCGTTTCTATACCAAAGCCCCTTTATGAGAAGATAAAAAAGAGGATTGAGGGCACTGGGTTTACGTCAGTTTCAGACTACGTGACCTATGTTTTGAGAGAGGTTTTGGCAAGCCTTGAGGAAGAAGAGAAGGAAGAGGTCTTCAGCGAGGAGGAAGAGGAGAAGGTCAAAGAAAGGCTTAGGGCTTTGGGGTATCTCGACTGA
- a CDS encoding acyltransferase yields the protein MAQKYFVHPLAVVEENVEIGEGTRIWHFAHIRKEAKIGKNCNIGKDVYIDVGVEIGNNVKIQNGVSVYHGVKVEDDVFLGPHMTFTNDLYPRAFNQDWEVVPTLVKKGASIGAHATIVCGVTIGEYAMVGAGAVVTKDVPPFGLVFGNPARLKGFVCYCGRKLEEKIGEDESGIVFKCSHCGREVKIRREDYERYLREKDL from the coding sequence ATGGCTCAAAAGTATTTCGTTCATCCTCTGGCCGTTGTTGAAGAAAATGTTGAAATCGGTGAAGGGACTAGAATTTGGCACTTTGCACACATTAGAAAAGAGGCCAAAATAGGCAAAAACTGTAACATCGGGAAAGACGTTTACATTGATGTTGGTGTTGAAATTGGCAACAATGTGAAGATCCAGAACGGGGTGAGTGTTTATCATGGTGTTAAAGTTGAGGATGACGTTTTTCTCGGCCCACACATGACATTTACTAACGATCTTTATCCGAGAGCCTTTAATCAGGACTGGGAAGTTGTGCCAACTCTTGTAAAGAAGGGTGCAAGCATAGGAGCGCATGCAACAATAGTTTGTGGAGTTACAATTGGAGAATACGCAATGGTTGGAGCGGGGGCTGTAGTTACAAAGGACGTTCCCCCATTTGGTCTGGTTTTTGGAAACCCAGCAAGGCTTAAAGGCTTTGTGTGTTATTGTGGGAGGAAATTAGAGGAGAAAATCGGAGAAGATGAGAGTGGAATAGTCTTTAAGTGTTCCCACTGTGGAAGAGAAGTTAAAATCAGAAGGGAAGATTATGAAAGATATCTAAGGGAGAAGGATTTGTGA
- a CDS encoding UDP-N-acetylglucosamine 3-dehydrogenase, producing the protein MLRVGVVGVGNMGRHHARIYSELSKEGEVEFVGVADANLERAKEVASQFKTKAFGDYRELIGRVDAVSIAVPTSLHKQVALEFIENGVSVLVEKPIAESIESAQEIIRAAKKNNVTLMVGHVERFNPGVLKLKEILDENLIGKVVTLTAKRVGPLPPQIKDVGVIIDLAVHDIDVMSFLLERNVRKVYARAGSAKNPLELEDYAIIMLDFENATGVVETNWLTPHKVRTLSVVGTEGIAELNYITQKLILYNHEWVKEAKVQFKEPLRNELEHFVECVKKEEKPLVNGEEGLHALMVAIKALESANKDEAIDVEFT; encoded by the coding sequence ATGCTCCGTGTTGGTGTAGTTGGCGTCGGAAATATGGGGAGGCATCATGCGAGGATTTATTCTGAGCTGTCAAAGGAAGGAGAGGTAGAATTTGTTGGGGTGGCTGATGCTAACTTAGAGAGGGCTAAAGAAGTCGCTTCTCAATTTAAAACAAAGGCTTTTGGTGATTACAGGGAACTGATAGGGAGAGTTGATGCTGTGAGTATTGCAGTTCCAACTTCTCTCCACAAACAAGTTGCTCTGGAGTTTATTGAAAATGGTGTCAGCGTTTTAGTAGAAAAACCAATAGCCGAGAGCATTGAGAGCGCTCAAGAAATAATAAGGGCAGCAAAGAAGAATAATGTCACCTTAATGGTTGGACATGTGGAAAGATTCAATCCCGGTGTTTTGAAACTTAAAGAGATTTTGGATGAGAATTTAATCGGAAAAGTGGTTACTCTCACTGCCAAGCGTGTTGGGCCTTTGCCTCCACAGATCAAGGATGTTGGTGTAATAATAGATTTGGCTGTTCATGATATTGATGTCATGAGCTTTTTACTTGAGAGAAATGTGAGGAAAGTTTACGCTAGGGCTGGGAGTGCAAAGAATCCCCTTGAACTTGAGGATTATGCGATAATAATGCTTGACTTTGAAAACGCCACAGGAGTTGTGGAGACCAACTGGCTCACTCCTCATAAGGTTAGAACCCTTAGTGTGGTTGGGACTGAGGGCATAGCGGAATTGAATTACATAACCCAGAAGCTGATCCTATACAATCATGAGTGGGTCAAGGAGGCGAAGGTGCAGTTTAAGGAGCCTTTAAGAAACGAGCTTGAACATTTTGTTGAGTGTGTTAAAAAGGAAGAGAAACCATTAGTGAACGGAGAAGAGGGACTTCATGCGCTGATGGTTGCCATAAAGGCTTTAGAGAGCGCCAATAAGGATGAAGCAATAGACGTGGAGTTCACATAA
- a CDS encoding ATP-binding protein, with protein MRFIDRDTEMRILEEAKKRSKKKLYTLVVYGLRRVGKTRLLLEFLREKDLYFFVNRGKTSESLLREYEEILKKRGAITKYEHISSWDEFFEVLFERFEGVVVFDEFQDFQRVEPSVFSTLQKLIDLHESRKNLMLVFTGSTIGMIEKIFRDSKEPLYGRIKRELHLKELGIKASYKLSRELEIEEIDDFMKLYAVFGGLPKYYVAIEDEGLEGKSAEEIIKNLFFSPSAPLEEEVPRILSLEFGRRSGVYYDILEAVANGATSLSKIAGYMNREETSLTRQIKELVDYFKLLSYDKAILGKERVIYIRHPLLNFWFRFVHPRLSEYEAMREELGKEVISMLSDFTGKRFDFICRELLWILNGKGELPFKFTEIGRHWGYYRENEQRKVYEIDIVALSRDRKRALFGECKWRNKPVNGEKVLEDLKRKVELSNWKGESYYLLIARKVKNAPENLIVLDERKILQILGT; from the coding sequence ATGCGCTTCATCGACAGGGATACTGAGATGAGAATACTCGAAGAAGCAAAAAAACGCTCAAAAAAGAAGCTCTACACTTTAGTGGTTTATGGATTAAGACGAGTTGGCAAAACAAGACTCCTACTTGAGTTCTTAAGAGAGAAAGACCTCTATTTCTTCGTTAATAGAGGCAAGACTTCTGAATCCCTTTTGAGAGAATATGAAGAAATTCTAAAGAAAAGAGGGGCCATAACAAAGTATGAACATATATCAAGCTGGGACGAGTTTTTTGAAGTGCTTTTTGAAAGATTTGAGGGTGTTGTTGTCTTTGATGAGTTTCAGGATTTCCAGAGAGTTGAACCCTCAGTGTTCTCAACCCTTCAGAAGCTCATAGACCTCCATGAGAGCAGAAAAAACCTCATGCTAGTCTTCACCGGCTCAACAATTGGGATGATTGAAAAGATCTTCAGAGACTCGAAGGAGCCACTCTACGGGAGGATAAAGCGAGAGCTCCATTTGAAGGAGCTTGGAATTAAAGCCAGCTATAAACTGTCAAGAGAGCTAGAAATAGAAGAGATTGATGACTTTATGAAACTTTATGCAGTTTTTGGCGGTTTGCCCAAATACTACGTGGCCATAGAGGATGAAGGGCTTGAAGGAAAAAGTGCAGAGGAAATCATTAAAAATCTCTTCTTCTCTCCTTCAGCCCCACTAGAAGAAGAAGTACCGAGGATACTCTCCCTTGAGTTTGGAAGACGTTCTGGAGTGTACTATGACATACTCGAGGCTGTGGCTAATGGAGCAACATCGCTAAGCAAGATAGCAGGCTATATGAATCGGGAGGAAACATCACTGACAAGACAGATAAAGGAATTGGTTGATTACTTCAAGCTGCTCTCCTATGATAAAGCCATTCTCGGAAAGGAGAGAGTGATTTACATAAGACATCCGCTGCTCAACTTCTGGTTCCGCTTCGTCCATCCGAGACTGAGTGAGTATGAAGCAATGCGTGAAGAGCTCGGAAAAGAAGTAATCTCCATGTTGTCCGACTTCACTGGAAAGAGGTTCGACTTCATCTGCAGAGAATTGCTGTGGATTTTAAATGGCAAGGGAGAGTTACCCTTCAAATTCACCGAAATAGGACGACACTGGGGCTATTACAGGGAAAACGAGCAGAGAAAAGTCTATGAAATAGACATAGTGGCCCTCAGTCGGGACAGAAAAAGGGCTCTCTTTGGCGAGTGTAAGTGGCGGAACAAGCCCGTAAATGGTGAAAAAGTCCTCGAGGACCTGAAGAGAAAAGTTGAGCTAAGCAACTGGAAAGGAGAGAGCTATTATCTCCTGATAGCTAGAAAGGTAAAGAATGCGCCAGAGAACCTAATAGTGCTGGATGAAAGGAAGATCCTCCAGATTTTAGGGACTTGA